In Arthrobacter sp. StoSoilB5, one genomic interval encodes:
- a CDS encoding MFS transporter, translating to MSHTMPSATPGTVTPAGTPKKAALASFLGSAVEYYDFFIFGSAAALIFPHVFFPDADTNAAIMSFATFGFAYVARPVGAVILGHFGDRIGRQKVLMFTLVLMGAATFVIGCLPDFKTIGWWAPVLLVLARLAQGLSAAGEQAGASSMTLEHAPDNRRSFFTSWTLTGTQGGQILAALVFIPVLALPDEIKYGIGWRIPFWLSAVVVVVAYFIRRTLHEPPAFAEAKKNNQIAKLPIADLLKLHWRDVLRVVCCAFIAAVSTVFGTLAIKYAQDVAHVSGTITLWLVVVANIVALGTQPLFGMLADKIGRKPVFIYGAVASAIMTPVFLLTLESGNVPLMFLVSVVFFSFGYAAANAVWPSFYGEMFSTKVRFSGLAIGTQLGFLMAGFAPTIVTALGGTKPGGWVQISIFTAVICAIAAVSALTARESAKVPTAKLGLHK from the coding sequence ATGAGCCACACAATGCCGTCAGCGACGCCAGGCACAGTCACCCCCGCAGGAACTCCCAAGAAAGCAGCCCTCGCCAGCTTCCTGGGAAGCGCAGTGGAGTACTACGACTTCTTCATCTTCGGCTCCGCCGCCGCCTTGATCTTCCCCCACGTGTTCTTCCCGGACGCGGACACCAACGCAGCCATCATGTCCTTCGCAACCTTCGGCTTCGCCTACGTTGCCCGCCCAGTAGGCGCCGTCATCCTCGGGCACTTCGGCGACAGGATCGGCCGGCAAAAGGTACTCATGTTCACACTGGTCCTGATGGGGGCCGCGACCTTCGTGATCGGCTGCCTCCCGGACTTCAAGACCATTGGCTGGTGGGCTCCGGTCCTGCTGGTGCTTGCCCGTCTTGCCCAAGGTCTTTCGGCCGCCGGCGAGCAGGCCGGCGCCTCGTCGATGACGCTGGAGCACGCTCCGGACAACCGCCGCTCGTTCTTCACCTCGTGGACGCTGACCGGCACCCAGGGCGGCCAGATCCTGGCGGCGCTTGTCTTCATTCCAGTTCTCGCGCTCCCTGACGAGATCAAGTACGGCATCGGCTGGCGCATCCCGTTCTGGCTCAGCGCAGTAGTGGTGGTCGTGGCCTACTTCATCCGCCGTACCCTGCATGAGCCTCCGGCATTTGCAGAGGCCAAGAAGAACAACCAAATCGCCAAACTGCCCATTGCCGACCTCTTGAAGCTTCACTGGCGCGACGTCCTCCGCGTGGTGTGCTGTGCATTCATCGCCGCAGTGAGCACGGTATTCGGAACCTTGGCCATCAAGTACGCCCAGGACGTTGCCCACGTCAGCGGCACCATCACCTTGTGGCTCGTTGTGGTTGCCAACATCGTTGCCCTCGGTACCCAGCCGCTCTTTGGCATGCTCGCCGACAAGATCGGCCGGAAGCCCGTCTTCATCTACGGTGCTGTGGCCAGCGCCATCATGACTCCGGTGTTCCTGCTGACCCTCGAATCCGGCAATGTACCGCTGATGTTCCTGGTCTCCGTAGTGTTCTTCTCCTTCGGGTACGCTGCGGCCAACGCCGTGTGGCCGTCCTTCTACGGTGAAATGTTCAGCACCAAGGTCCGCTTCTCCGGCCTGGCCATCGGTACGCAGCTCGGCTTCCTCATGGCAGGCTTTGCTCCGACCATCGTCACCGCCCTCGGTGGCACCAAGCCTGGCGGCTGGGTCCAGATCTCCATCTTCACGGCAGTCATCTGTGCGATCGCAGCGGTATCAGCCCTTACGGCCCGCGAATCCGCCAAGGTTCCCACCGCGAAGCTCGGACTGCACAAGTAA
- a CDS encoding MoaD/ThiS family protein translates to MADFTVVLPGVLQPLVGGQSYLTASADGAVTVGQLLDSVTGEYPVLARRLRDETGALRRFVNVYVNGDEVRRLKGLDTEVAAGQEVLIIQSVAGG, encoded by the coding sequence GTGGCTGACTTTACGGTGGTGTTGCCGGGTGTCCTGCAGCCGCTCGTCGGCGGACAGTCCTATCTGACTGCGTCCGCCGACGGCGCTGTAACCGTTGGACAGTTGCTGGACTCGGTCACCGGCGAATATCCGGTGCTGGCCAGGCGTTTGCGTGATGAAACCGGTGCCCTCCGCCGTTTCGTGAATGTTTACGTGAACGGTGATGAGGTCCGGCGTCTGAAGGGTCTTGATACGGAGGTTGCGGCCGGTCAGGAGGTCTTGATTATCCAGTCCGTGGCCGGCGGCTGA
- a CDS encoding shikimate dehydrogenase, with protein sequence MSNRAESVLVGLIGEGVMPSLTPPMHEREADVQGLRLLYRPIDLLELALPATAVGELLAAAQRMGFNGLNITHPCKQLVLEHLDEISDDARRLGAVNTVLIQDGRFIGHNTDFSGFGAALTNGLPEAKLDRVVQLGAGGAGSAVAYALLTAGVTTLDLVDMDPARAAERAAELGELFPAATVTPRSTDELPQIMPLADGLVHCTPIGMAAHPGLPLDIDLLEPRHWVADIVYRPIETQLIREARAKGCKVLDGGRMAVGQAADAFRLFTGHDADRDRMRAHFLELIAVEDALAATELPALAKAAH encoded by the coding sequence ATGAGCAACCGAGCCGAGTCCGTTCTGGTGGGCCTGATTGGCGAAGGCGTCATGCCGTCGCTGACTCCGCCCATGCACGAACGCGAAGCCGATGTGCAGGGCCTTCGCTTGCTGTACCGCCCCATCGACCTGCTGGAACTCGCGTTGCCGGCCACCGCCGTCGGGGAGCTCCTGGCCGCAGCCCAGCGCATGGGCTTCAACGGACTGAACATCACGCACCCGTGCAAACAGCTGGTCCTTGAGCACCTTGACGAAATTTCCGACGACGCCCGTCGCCTGGGCGCCGTCAACACAGTCCTCATTCAGGACGGCCGGTTCATCGGCCACAACACCGATTTCTCCGGCTTCGGCGCGGCACTCACCAACGGGCTGCCGGAGGCAAAGCTGGACCGCGTGGTCCAGTTGGGCGCGGGCGGCGCCGGTTCAGCCGTCGCATACGCCCTGCTCACCGCCGGCGTCACCACGCTGGACCTGGTGGACATGGACCCGGCCCGGGCCGCAGAGCGCGCCGCCGAACTTGGCGAACTCTTCCCGGCCGCCACGGTCACGCCGCGGAGCACGGACGAACTCCCGCAGATCATGCCCCTCGCCGATGGCTTGGTTCACTGCACCCCTATCGGCATGGCCGCCCACCCCGGGCTGCCGCTGGACATCGACCTCCTGGAACCGCGGCACTGGGTTGCGGACATCGTCTACCGCCCCATCGAGACGCAGTTGATCCGCGAAGCGCGCGCCAAGGGCTGCAAGGTTCTCGACGGCGGACGCATGGCGGTCGGTCAGGCCGCCGACGCCTTCCGGCTCTTCACGGGCCACGACGCCGATCGCGACCGCATGCGGGCCCACTTCCTGGAGCTGATCGCCGTCGAGGATGCGCTCGCCGCTACCGAATTGCCGGCTCTGGCAAAGGCGGCCCACTGA
- the pcaH gene encoding protocatechuate 3,4-dioxygenase subunit beta, whose translation MPPAEPHAAHDSKKVETQADLSAEMKGIGDRYAEALKNGKAPETMPRLDYAPYRSSILRHPTKSLHHADPETIELYSPAFGNQDVHALESDLTIQHNGEPQGERIIVAGRVLDGDGRPVAGQLVEIWQANAAGRYIHKRDQHPAPLDPNFTGVGRCITGDDGSYSFTTIKPGAYPWKNHLNAWRPAHIHFSMFGSEFTQRIVTQMYFPGDQLFPLDPIYQSIVDQDARDRLVAQYDHELTSPEWALGYKWDIILTGSKRTWTENEAYGDAGDEE comes from the coding sequence GTGCCTCCCGCTGAGCCGCACGCCGCGCATGATTCCAAGAAAGTGGAAACCCAAGCGGATCTCAGCGCTGAGATGAAGGGCATCGGGGATCGCTATGCGGAGGCTCTGAAGAACGGAAAGGCGCCAGAGACCATGCCGCGCCTGGACTACGCGCCGTACCGCAGCAGCATCCTGCGCCACCCCACCAAGAGCCTGCACCACGCGGACCCGGAGACGATCGAGCTCTACTCGCCCGCGTTCGGCAACCAGGATGTGCACGCGCTGGAATCGGACCTGACCATCCAGCACAACGGTGAGCCGCAGGGTGAACGCATTATTGTTGCCGGCCGCGTTCTCGATGGCGACGGCCGCCCGGTTGCCGGTCAGCTCGTGGAAATCTGGCAAGCCAACGCCGCCGGCCGCTACATTCACAAGCGCGACCAGCACCCAGCGCCGCTGGACCCGAACTTCACCGGCGTCGGCCGTTGCATCACTGGCGATGACGGCTCGTACAGCTTCACCACCATCAAGCCGGGCGCGTATCCGTGGAAGAACCACCTGAACGCCTGGCGCCCGGCCCACATCCACTTCTCCATGTTCGGTTCGGAATTCACGCAGCGCATCGTCACGCAGATGTACTTCCCGGGCGATCAGCTCTTCCCGCTGGACCCCATCTACCAGTCGATCGTGGACCAGGACGCCCGCGACCGCCTCGTGGCCCAGTACGACCACGAACTCACCAGCCCCGAATGGGCGCTCGGCTACAAGTGGGACATCATCCTGACCGGCTCAAAGCGGACCTGGACGGAAAACGAAGCATACGGCGACGCCGGGGACGAGGAGTAA
- a CDS encoding glycoside hydrolase, with amino-acid sequence MGLMATADTAESYVLAIGTKKGLWLATSPDRKEWSISGPHFLMSEIPSIGIDTRDGKTRIMVGVRSEHWGPTVAHSDDVGATWTEPEQGAIKFPDGTDAALERIWQIYPDTESRPGVVWAGCEPISVWKSTDGGEHFELNRGLWDHPHRSEWGAGYGGAAAHSIVVDPSGEKVHVAMSTGGVYRSLDAGASWEPRNKGISAYFMPDPNPEFGQCVHKIAADAAVEGRLYAQNHHGVYRTDDDGENWNSIADGLPADFGFVMLTHPRREGTAWVIPLKADGERIPPDGKLSVHRTEDAGGTWRELHTGLPDHEYNAVLRDAASVDTAEPTGVYFGTRGGSVYASADEGETFTEVASHLPDVLCVRAAVVLGVPAVSEAAASAPVPG; translated from the coding sequence ATGGGACTCATGGCAACCGCAGATACCGCAGAAAGTTATGTCCTAGCGATCGGGACCAAGAAAGGTTTGTGGCTTGCAACCAGCCCGGACCGCAAAGAATGGTCCATCTCTGGCCCGCACTTCCTGATGAGCGAGATCCCCAGCATCGGGATAGACACCCGGGACGGCAAAACCAGAATCATGGTGGGGGTGCGTTCGGAGCACTGGGGACCCACGGTTGCCCATTCCGATGACGTCGGTGCAACGTGGACCGAGCCCGAGCAGGGCGCCATCAAATTCCCGGACGGCACGGACGCTGCGCTGGAACGCATCTGGCAGATCTACCCCGACACCGAGTCCCGCCCTGGCGTGGTTTGGGCCGGGTGCGAACCGATTTCAGTGTGGAAATCCACCGACGGCGGCGAGCACTTCGAGCTGAACCGCGGACTGTGGGACCACCCCCACCGCAGCGAGTGGGGTGCTGGCTACGGGGGAGCGGCCGCGCACTCCATCGTGGTGGATCCGTCCGGCGAGAAGGTCCACGTCGCCATGAGCACGGGCGGCGTTTACAGATCGCTCGACGCCGGTGCCTCCTGGGAGCCCCGCAACAAGGGAATCTCGGCCTACTTCATGCCCGATCCCAACCCCGAGTTCGGCCAGTGCGTCCACAAGATCGCCGCGGATGCCGCCGTCGAGGGCCGTTTGTACGCACAGAACCACCACGGCGTGTACCGCACGGACGATGACGGCGAGAACTGGAACTCCATCGCGGACGGGCTGCCCGCGGACTTTGGTTTCGTGATGCTGACCCATCCCCGGCGCGAGGGGACAGCTTGGGTCATCCCGCTGAAGGCCGACGGCGAACGCATCCCGCCGGACGGCAAGCTCAGCGTGCACCGCACTGAGGATGCCGGTGGAACGTGGAGAGAGCTTCACACTGGTTTGCCGGACCACGAATACAATGCTGTGCTTCGCGATGCTGCATCCGTGGACACCGCCGAACCGACTGGCGTGTACTTCGGAACCCGCGGCGGATCGGTGTACGCCAGCGCCGACGAGGGCGAGACCTTTACTGAAGTGGCCTCGCACTTGCCGGACGTGCTGTGCGTGCGTGCCGCCGTCGTGCTTGGCGTCCCGGCAGTCAGTGAAGCGGCAGCCAGCGCCCCGGTGCCTGGGTAG
- a CDS encoding haloacid dehalogenase type II, producing the protein MATTDSRPKYISFDIYGTLINWDTDSTTRRLLAGRLPEEQWPAFKKVFRGYRFDEVLGDYKPYEQILQNSFDRVCKFFGIGPTPGAGVEFADAVRGFDAHDDVPAPLKLMGDNYKLVALSNADDSFLEISIPKLGADFHAVLTAEQAQAYKPRYQAFEYMLDTLNAKPEDFLHIASHTRYDMHPMHDMGFRNLWVLDRGYDPITGGYDYNSVKSLDEINKHLGL; encoded by the coding sequence ATGGCTACAACTGACTCCCGCCCGAAGTACATCTCCTTTGACATCTACGGCACCTTGATCAACTGGGATACTGACTCCACTACCCGCCGCCTGCTCGCGGGCCGTTTGCCTGAAGAGCAGTGGCCTGCGTTCAAGAAGGTGTTCCGCGGCTACCGCTTCGACGAAGTCTTGGGCGACTACAAGCCCTACGAGCAGATCCTTCAGAATTCCTTTGACCGGGTATGCAAGTTTTTCGGCATTGGGCCAACCCCGGGTGCCGGGGTAGAGTTCGCTGACGCTGTTCGCGGCTTTGACGCCCACGATGACGTGCCGGCGCCGCTGAAGCTCATGGGCGACAACTACAAGCTTGTGGCTCTGTCCAACGCCGACGACAGCTTCCTGGAGATCAGCATTCCCAAGCTCGGCGCTGACTTCCACGCCGTGCTGACCGCAGAACAGGCCCAGGCCTACAAGCCCCGCTACCAGGCCTTCGAGTACATGCTCGATACCCTGAACGCCAAGCCGGAAGACTTCCTGCACATCGCCTCGCACACCCGGTACGACATGCACCCGATGCACGACATGGGCTTCCGCAACCTCTGGGTTCTGGACCGCGGCTACGACCCCATCACCGGCGGCTACGACTACAACAGCGTTAAGTCGCTGGACGAGATCAACAAGCACCTCGGTCTCTAA
- a CDS encoding IclR family transcriptional regulator — translation MSVKEDTKTDMVGKALSLLVLLGNEPKGASAADLARSAGLPFSTTYRLLGSLTRDGFVDYEPDGRRYHLGLRVFQLGQRVSNHHGFAATALPVLQRVTERTHEATILSVRDGNHHLTVNKVDGPKTFRVTSDPGHLGALHTTSVGKAIVAFEEEVERKRLLEELPLDPLTEHSITDRDKFREEIDQVRRQGYAVMDEENEIGMRAVAVPVLNSQGHAFASIATAVPVFRLTMEELIAHVPTLQEAAAELAARLPQR, via the coding sequence ATGAGTGTGAAAGAGGACACAAAAACAGACATGGTCGGAAAGGCCTTGAGCCTTCTGGTGCTGCTCGGCAATGAACCGAAGGGTGCCAGTGCTGCCGACCTGGCCCGGAGCGCCGGCCTGCCATTCAGTACGACGTATCGGCTCCTGGGCTCGCTGACGCGGGACGGCTTTGTCGACTACGAGCCGGATGGCCGCAGGTACCACCTGGGCCTGCGCGTGTTCCAGCTGGGGCAGCGCGTTTCCAACCACCACGGCTTTGCCGCCACTGCCTTGCCGGTCCTCCAGCGGGTTACGGAGCGGACCCATGAGGCCACTATCCTCTCAGTGCGGGACGGCAATCATCATTTGACGGTGAACAAGGTGGACGGCCCCAAGACCTTCCGCGTTACCAGCGATCCCGGCCACCTGGGAGCCCTGCACACGACATCTGTGGGCAAGGCCATTGTGGCTTTCGAAGAAGAGGTCGAGCGGAAACGGCTCCTCGAAGAACTGCCGTTGGACCCGCTCACGGAACACTCCATCACCGATCGCGACAAGTTCCGCGAGGAGATTGATCAGGTTCGCCGTCAGGGTTACGCCGTGATGGACGAAGAAAATGAGATCGGCATGCGTGCGGTAGCCGTGCCGGTGCTCAACTCGCAGGGTCACGCCTTCGCCTCGATCGCAACGGCAGTGCCGGTGTTCCGACTCACCATGGAGGAACTCATCGCGCACGTGCCAACACTTCAGGAAGCCGCGGCTGAACTCGCGGCCCGGCTGCCCCAGCGCTGA
- a CDS encoding VCBS repeat-containing protein gives MGLLRRSIAVSTGLVVFATGLFFVQAPASAVPEPKPDNPNVRFIEGTPHSEHVFETPPGQAPARGEIAGVESLPGDGAAATGPNGDIRVRLVTAKLADNMNTVSMTGAEQTVAATSSYWKAMTDNKLSMTVASKVSGFQSKAKSTDSYGTIISTITAELNWTASPYTALVIFIPTSTLSGNALGAGYSSGSYSGRVLMPQLSNFSNNVMSHEFGHVIGLMHADALQCGSGASDVGVDSTGRFTDTSCYIREYGDTTDLMGAAQYAQPVVSSSFWDYAGLGRGDEIRDVGVATGVKSYTLKPWGGTEAQRAIKFTDPISKEVYYLELRQPVGYDSYLGEDGRPPGNRGVKIVQRGGATIASSLILMPSTIPFTEPWYAKNHAWQAGSTFTTYTGTQVTINSVSTTSATVTINADPKLKARMRFSAGDFDGDKLADVISREADGTLLLFSGLPGNRLDDPVQIGSGWGIFNAVLGTSDFNGDGFADILARTSDGALWLYPGNGKGGFLSRSQIGFGWQGFTQLVAAGDFNADGRSDLIAAGADGRLWLYPGNGTGGFLAQTQIGQGWDSFNSLAASGPFGGGAPGLLARAGDGTLYVYPGDGKGGFLPRAAVGTGWNGVGDIVGGRDFTGDKRVDVLTAAAGGSMTLYPGEGTGFADRLAIGTGWNQFRQVWEAGDFDGDAVADILARGTDGALWLYPGNGSGSFLPRVQVGWGWGQFTSVLSAGDFDGDSHPDLVARASDGTLWLYPTDGTGQFLTRKQIGTGWQGFEQLLAPGDFTGDGKPDIVAGSGDGVLWVYPGNGSGGFLARKQIGTGWDMFNLVLQAGDFNGDGREDLLGRAGDGGLWLYPGNGSGGFLARSYLGSGWNMFSSMASLGNGFTGTGGPSVVGVAGDGTLLLYSGTGAGKFMPVVLNPR, from the coding sequence ATGGGTTTGTTGCGGCGTTCAATCGCGGTGTCCACGGGCCTGGTGGTATTTGCCACCGGCCTGTTTTTCGTCCAGGCGCCGGCATCGGCGGTGCCTGAACCAAAACCCGATAATCCGAACGTACGGTTCATCGAGGGAACGCCGCACTCGGAACATGTGTTCGAGACGCCGCCCGGACAGGCTCCCGCCCGCGGCGAGATCGCCGGCGTCGAGTCCCTCCCCGGCGACGGCGCAGCAGCAACCGGTCCGAACGGCGATATCCGCGTCCGTTTGGTCACGGCAAAGCTGGCGGACAACATGAACACCGTCTCCATGACTGGCGCCGAGCAGACAGTGGCGGCCACTAGCAGCTATTGGAAAGCGATGACGGACAACAAGTTGTCCATGACGGTCGCCAGCAAGGTCTCCGGGTTCCAATCCAAGGCCAAATCCACGGACAGCTACGGCACCATCATTTCCACCATTACCGCTGAGCTGAACTGGACGGCCAGCCCGTACACGGCGCTGGTGATCTTCATTCCCACGTCGACTCTCTCGGGAAACGCACTGGGCGCGGGTTACAGCAGCGGTAGCTACAGCGGGCGTGTGCTCATGCCGCAGCTCAGTAACTTCTCCAACAATGTGATGAGCCACGAATTCGGACACGTCATTGGCCTTATGCACGCGGACGCGCTGCAGTGCGGTAGCGGAGCTTCCGACGTCGGCGTGGACAGCACCGGGCGGTTCACGGACACCTCTTGCTATATCCGTGAATACGGCGACACCACGGACCTCATGGGCGCTGCGCAGTACGCCCAGCCGGTGGTGAGCTCCAGCTTCTGGGACTACGCAGGGCTGGGCCGCGGAGACGAAATCCGCGATGTCGGCGTGGCCACGGGCGTCAAGAGCTACACCCTCAAGCCATGGGGCGGCACGGAGGCACAACGCGCCATCAAGTTCACGGACCCAATCAGCAAAGAGGTCTACTACCTGGAACTCAGGCAGCCGGTAGGGTACGACAGCTACCTTGGGGAAGATGGCAGGCCCCCCGGCAATAGAGGAGTCAAGATCGTCCAGCGCGGCGGCGCCACCATCGCCTCGTCGCTGATCCTCATGCCATCCACCATCCCCTTCACTGAGCCTTGGTACGCCAAGAATCACGCGTGGCAGGCCGGCAGCACCTTCACCACCTACACGGGCACCCAGGTGACGATCAACTCCGTCTCCACAACCTCGGCCACCGTCACTATCAATGCAGATCCCAAACTCAAGGCACGCATGCGTTTCTCCGCGGGCGACTTCGACGGCGACAAACTGGCCGACGTCATTTCCCGCGAAGCCGATGGTACCCTGCTCCTCTTCAGCGGCCTCCCGGGAAACCGCCTGGATGATCCGGTGCAGATCGGCTCTGGCTGGGGCATTTTCAACGCCGTCCTGGGAACGTCGGACTTCAACGGTGACGGCTTTGCGGACATCCTTGCACGGACCAGCGATGGCGCACTGTGGCTCTATCCCGGCAATGGGAAAGGCGGCTTCCTTTCCCGGAGCCAGATCGGTTTTGGCTGGCAGGGCTTCACCCAGTTGGTCGCGGCGGGGGACTTCAACGCCGATGGCAGGAGCGACCTCATTGCCGCCGGCGCGGATGGCCGCTTGTGGCTGTATCCAGGCAACGGGACTGGTGGTTTCCTCGCCCAGACGCAGATCGGCCAAGGCTGGGATTCCTTCAACAGCCTGGCGGCCTCCGGTCCGTTCGGCGGCGGGGCTCCGGGTCTGCTGGCGCGGGCCGGCGATGGCACGCTCTATGTCTACCCGGGCGATGGCAAGGGAGGCTTCCTGCCGCGTGCCGCCGTCGGAACTGGTTGGAATGGAGTAGGTGACATTGTCGGCGGCCGGGACTTCACGGGTGACAAGCGCGTGGACGTCCTGACGGCAGCAGCCGGCGGATCCATGACCCTCTATCCGGGAGAAGGCACAGGCTTCGCGGATCGGCTGGCGATCGGGACCGGCTGGAACCAGTTCCGCCAGGTCTGGGAAGCCGGCGATTTCGACGGCGATGCTGTCGCCGACATCCTGGCACGCGGCACCGACGGCGCTTTGTGGCTTTACCCGGGTAACGGATCGGGCAGCTTCCTCCCGCGCGTTCAGGTCGGGTGGGGTTGGGGCCAGTTCACGTCGGTGTTGAGTGCCGGAGATTTCGACGGCGATTCGCATCCCGACCTTGTGGCCCGGGCTTCCGATGGGACGCTGTGGCTCTACCCGACAGATGGAACGGGACAGTTCCTGACACGCAAGCAGATTGGCACCGGATGGCAAGGCTTCGAACAGCTGCTGGCCCCGGGCGATTTCACGGGTGACGGAAAACCGGACATTGTGGCCGGGTCCGGCGATGGCGTGCTGTGGGTCTACCCTGGCAATGGCTCCGGGGGCTTCCTTGCCCGCAAGCAGATCGGCACCGGTTGGGATATGTTCAACCTGGTCCTGCAGGCCGGTGATTTCAATGGCGACGGCAGGGAAGACCTCCTTGGCCGAGCTGGCGATGGCGGGCTCTGGCTCTACCCGGGCAACGGCTCTGGCGGCTTCCTTGCGCGCTCCTACCTTGGGTCGGGATGGAACATGTTCTCCAGCATGGCTTCCCTCGGCAATGGGTTCACGGGTACTGGCGGCCCCTCTGTGGTGGGAGTCGCCGGGGACGGAACGCTGCTGCTGTACTCCGGGACGGGTGCGGGGAAGTTCATGCCAGTGGTGCTGAACCCGCGGTAG
- a CDS encoding sugar phosphate isomerase/epimerase and 4-hydroxyphenylpyruvate domain-containing protein, whose product MRTGIATVCLSGTLKEKMQACAIAGFDGIEIFEQDLVTSPLSPEDVRKMAADLGLGLDLYQPFRDFDGVTPDLLKANLKRAEAKFNLMERLGMDTILVCTNVATATIDDDELRASQLAELAELAGDHGVKVAYEALAWGKYVNDYEHAYRLVEMVDHPNLGTCLDSFHILSRDWDTAPIEDINAEKIFFVQVADAPKLSMDVLSWSRHYRVFPGEGQFELAKFMGHVVRAGYTGPVSLEVFNDVFRQSDVERTAIDAMRSLIWLEEQSAKWLASTSAEAGTEAAAASRRRYPMELATLPKVNEPAGFNFAEVKADDTAQLEKLLGQLGFEFEGRHRTKDVQLWTMGQARVIINEQAALHTEPAIAALGFDVDSPVIASARAQQLKAPVVARKVQADEEVFQGISAPDSTEIFLCQGSPDGTAAWTHEFGEGLEHASSTQNAVIDHVNLAQPWQHFDEAVLFYTSALALEPQPFAEVPSPSGLVRSQVMETSDGSVRLVLNLAPAKQAQTARKTYQEHIAFAVDDLVGAARSARDRGLEFLRIPANYYEDLDARFDLEPDFLATLKELNLLYDRDANGEFLHFYTATVGSVFFEMVERRGDYDGYGAPNAPVRHAVQYDSLHRA is encoded by the coding sequence ATGCGCACCGGAATCGCCACGGTCTGCCTGTCCGGCACGCTGAAAGAGAAGATGCAGGCCTGCGCAATCGCGGGCTTCGACGGCATTGAGATCTTCGAGCAGGACCTCGTCACCTCGCCCTTGAGCCCCGAGGACGTGCGGAAAATGGCCGCTGATCTGGGTTTGGGCCTGGATCTCTACCAGCCGTTCCGGGATTTCGACGGCGTCACTCCGGACCTGCTGAAGGCCAACCTCAAACGTGCCGAGGCAAAGTTCAACCTGATGGAACGCCTGGGCATGGACACCATCTTGGTCTGCACCAACGTGGCCACGGCAACAATCGACGACGACGAACTTCGTGCCTCCCAGTTGGCAGAGCTTGCTGAGCTGGCCGGGGACCATGGAGTCAAGGTCGCCTACGAAGCCTTGGCCTGGGGAAAGTACGTCAACGACTACGAGCACGCGTATCGCCTGGTCGAGATGGTGGACCACCCCAACCTCGGAACCTGCCTGGACTCGTTCCACATCCTTTCACGCGACTGGGACACGGCGCCGATCGAGGACATCAACGCTGAGAAGATCTTCTTCGTCCAGGTTGCCGACGCCCCCAAGCTATCCATGGACGTGCTGTCCTGGAGCCGGCACTACCGTGTGTTCCCGGGTGAGGGCCAGTTCGAGCTCGCCAAGTTCATGGGCCACGTGGTCCGGGCTGGCTACACGGGCCCGGTTTCGCTCGAAGTCTTCAACGACGTCTTCCGCCAGTCAGACGTTGAGCGCACGGCCATCGATGCCATGCGTTCCCTGATCTGGCTGGAGGAGCAGAGCGCCAAGTGGCTGGCGAGCACCTCTGCGGAAGCCGGAACCGAAGCAGCAGCCGCCTCCCGCCGTCGTTATCCCATGGAACTGGCCACGCTGCCCAAGGTAAACGAACCGGCCGGCTTCAACTTCGCCGAGGTCAAGGCCGACGACACCGCCCAACTTGAGAAGCTCCTTGGCCAGCTTGGCTTCGAATTCGAGGGCCGGCACCGCACCAAGGATGTCCAGCTGTGGACCATGGGCCAGGCCCGCGTGATCATCAACGAGCAAGCCGCGCTGCACACGGAACCGGCTATCGCCGCTTTGGGGTTCGACGTCGACTCTCCAGTGATTGCCTCCGCTCGCGCCCAGCAACTCAAGGCGCCCGTGGTTGCCCGCAAGGTCCAAGCCGATGAGGAAGTGTTCCAAGGCATCTCCGCACCGGACTCCACCGAAATCTTCCTGTGCCAGGGCAGCCCGGACGGCACTGCGGCGTGGACGCACGAGTTCGGCGAGGGGCTTGAGCACGCTTCCAGCACTCAGAACGCTGTGATTGACCACGTGAACCTCGCCCAGCCGTGGCAGCACTTCGACGAAGCCGTCCTGTTCTACACCAGCGCCTTGGCCCTTGAACCGCAGCCGTTCGCCGAGGTTCCGAGCCCCAGCGGCCTGGTGCGCTCGCAGGTCATGGAGACCTCCGACGGCTCAGTCAGGCTGGTGCTGAATCTGGCACCGGCAAAGCAGGCGCAGACTGCACGCAAAACGTACCAGGAACACATCGCGTTCGCCGTGGACGACCTCGTGGGTGCAGCCCGCTCGGCCCGCGATCGTGGCCTGGAGTTCCTGCGGATCCCCGCCAACTATTACGAAGACCTGGACGCGCGGTTCGATCTTGAACCGGATTTCCTGGCCACCCTCAAGGAGCTCAATCTCCTGTATGACCGGGACGCCAATGGAGAATTCCTCCACTTCTACACCGCCACGGTTGGCAGCGTGTTCTTCGAAATGGTGGAACGCCGAGGCGACTACGACGGCTACGGAGCGCCCAATGCGCCGGTGCGCCACGCCGTCCAATACGACTCGCTGCACCGGGCATAA